The following are encoded in a window of Sminthopsis crassicaudata isolate SCR6 chromosome 3, ASM4859323v1, whole genome shotgun sequence genomic DNA:
- the LOC141561392 gene encoding uncharacterized protein LOC141561392: MSRLQHLVRKPLIAWTWAAEGGCKGSVRARGSGRAGGDEDSCGSGHRFPPPGGQYLLKHAGLRGLHGFEVHSVLASPRTNNGASSFGLALAVRPGAAPESREHSLQSAVSSPAQQRQQLAGYLRALQGHPTLGAAGAALPQPLRRPSGGGCCCCCCAAAAAVPGSPVAAAAAAAPGSPSSAPRSLRCCKGCCYDACCPCSSGIGPSKPCCGLEDSWAERERLFCLPSQTETTLLARCPGLYLFIERMHAGADGQNLYL; encoded by the exons ATGTCCAGGCTCCAGCACTTGGTCAGAAAACCTTTGATAGCCTGGACTTGGGCGGCAGAGGGTGGCTGCAAAGGGTCAGTCAGAGCCAGGGGCTCGGGAAGGGCAGGAGGGGACGAAGACAGCTGTGGCTCCGGTCATCGGTTCCCGCCGCCTGGTGGTCAGTATCTTTTGAAGCATGCTGGGCTCCGAGGTCTCCACGGTTTCGAAGTGCACTCGGTCCTGGCCAGCCCAAGAACTAACAACGGTGCCAGCAGCTTCGGACTAGCACTAGCTGTTCGTCCAGGGGCAGCTCCTGAAAGCAGGGAACATTCTTTACAAAGCGCAGTGTCTTCACCAGCACAGCAGAGGCAGCAGCTTGCAGGCTATCTGAGGGCTCTTCAGGGCCACCCTACGCTGGGAGCCGCAGGAGCAGCCCTGCCCCAGCCTCTGCGCCGTCCCAGCGgcggcggctgctgctgctgctgttgtgctgctgctgctgctgttcctGGTTCtcctgttgctgctgctgctgctgctgctcctggaTCTCCCTCTTCTGCTCCTCGCTCTTTAAGATGCTGTAAAGGATGCTGCTATGACGCCTGTTGTCCGTGCAGCAGCGGCATCGGTCCAAGCAAGCCATGTTGTGGTTTGGAGGACAGCTGGGCAGAGCGCGAACGGCTCTTCTGCCTGCCCAGCCAGACAGAAACTACACTGCTCGCCCGCTGCCCTGGCCTTTACTTATTTATAGAGCGAATGCACGCAGGCGCTG ATGGACAGAACCTGTATTTGTGA